The following are from one region of the Hippocampus zosterae strain Florida chromosome 9, ASM2543408v3, whole genome shotgun sequence genome:
- the unm_sa1614 gene encoding arf-GAP with SH3 domain, ANK repeat and PH domain-containing protein 2 isoform X7 yields the protein MPEACVSVSEFVGEVLEDWSSPTTSSFSSKMSECRSTVHLLEEALDSDRLLLQKMKKAAKAKYTSGQEHVSHLEQYIISMEKLSINCHSNGEAEVGSAFCRMADFSKELVSPMKNLLKSMLHNVNFFLDSLVKGDLREVKGDLKKPFDRAWRDYESRFKQVEKEKRELARQYGMVRSEVSGGEIAEELEKERRTFQLSMCEYLIKVNEIKTKRGVDLLQNLIKHFHSHNNFLQECVSTTHRLKQYMDELNGVLTSVKQRQEEEKRQLVSLRDQLRPVVHTEQDSLPKPVYSMHQLLGDKQYGTERTGFLYKKSDGLRKMWQKRKCWVHNCYLTIAHATPNKAPTRLNLLTCQVKPSVEDRKCFNLISHNRTYHFLAEDEAECVAWISVLSNSKQEALTAALDGVRKGGGESGLDELTRSITDDIRRMPGNHCCCDCGAPEPGWVSTNLGILTCIECSGVHREMGVHVSRIHSLSLDSLGTSDLLLARNVGNSGFNEILEANLLSPSMKPSQHSHMAERKEFIQGKYQAAQFARRGPGSAAAVRLLQEATSNCDIFALIQLHAQRAPLAHALHTHVQEKGETALHLAVLLADRTSLHILHFLAQNSPSVDVQTACGNTPLHYSCLHNKSDCVKLLLKARANTHIKNELGETALDMSRRLKHGHCEALLQQAQSDHLDHHVHVEYEWRLRHDDVYDSDDDFEDKNGPVKKERSSSSFSFPSRPFNFGLASSASVTCPPASSGGGGGGLLSVGRRLAMAMENHGRPPARGQSPPPPPPSSPAPPLPPRVKAPNIPPPPPPPPPGEEAEKEDEEDEVFFPLAGNRKWTPIAATWHKRSCSESSNHDYGVPSSHTRIYSGAESSFKNSSALSSLTEHPDRAYRRADSDTSTSQSHHTRRPSPNGSSASQRLQSFQSTSRGPAPQPLPRRSLPRGCRGSARRVRALYDCEADHHDELSFSEGQVIVVLGQDGTDWWHGYIEEEPEQRGLFPSSFVQPMSN from the exons ATGCCGGAGGCGTGCGTTTCCGTGTCCGAGTTCGTGGGGGAGGTCCTGGAGGACTGGAGCTCCCCCACCACCTCGTCCTTCTCGTCCAAGATGAGCGAATGCCGGAGCACCGTGCACCTGTTGGAGGAG gctcTGGACAGCGACCGATTGTTGCTTCAGAAGATGAAAAAAGCAGCCAAAGCCAAATACACATCTGGAcaag AGCACGTGTCCCACCTGGAGCAGTACATCATTTCCATGGAGAAGCTGTCCATCAACTGTCACTCCAACGGCGAGGCAGAGGTGGGCTCCGCCTTCTGCCGCATGGCCGACTTCTCCAAGGAGCTGGTGTCACCTATGAAGAACCTG ttaaaGAGCATGTTGCACAATGTCAACTTCTTCCTGGATTCGCTGGTGAAAGGCGACCTGCGGGAGGTGAAGGGG gATCTGAAGAAGCCTTTCGACAGAGCGTGGCGAGACTACGAGAGCCGATT caaGCAGGTAGAGAAGGAGAAGCGCGAGTTGGCGCGTCAGTATGGGATGGTGAGGAGCGAGGTGAGCGGCGGCGAAATCGccgaggagctggagaaggagaGGCGGACCTTCCAACTCAGCATGTGCGAG TATCTGATCAAGGTGAACGAGATCAAGACCAAGAGAGGAGTGGACCTGCTGCAGAACCTCATCAAACATTTTCACAGCCACAACAA tTTCCTGCAGGAGTGCGTGTCAACCACGCACAGGCTGAAGCAATACATGGACGAGTTGAATGGCGTCCTCACCTCG GTGAAGCAgcggcaggaggaggagaaacgTCAACTCGTGTCCCTCAGAGATCAACTCAGGCCTGTCGTGCACACTGAGCAG GATAGTTTACCAAAGCCTGTGTACAGCATGCATCAGCTGCTGGGAGATAAACAATACGGAACGGAGAGGACGGGATTCCTCTACAAGAAGAGTGAtgg GTTGAGGAAAATGTGGCAGAAGAGGAAATGTTGGGTTCACAACTGCTACCTGACCATCGCACACGCTACG cccaACAAAGCTCCCACCAGGCTGAACCTGCTCACTTGCCAGGTCAAACCCAGCGTGGAGGACAGGAAGTGCTTCAACCTCATCTCTC ATAATCGCACTTACCACTTCCTGGCTGAGGATGAAGCCGAGTGTGTCGC CTGGATCTCGGTGCTGAGCAACAGCAAGCAGGAAGCGCTGACGGCGGCGTTGGACGGCGTCCGCAAGGGAGGCGGCGAGAGCGGCCTGGACGAGCTGACGCGATCCATCACGGACGACATCCGACGCATGCCGGGAAACCACTGCTGCTGCGACTGCGGCGCTCCCG AGCCGGGCTGGGTGTCGACCAACCTCGGCATCCTGACGTGCATCGAGTGCTCGGGCGTGCACCGGGAGATGGGCGTCCACGTGTCGCGCATTCATTCGCTCAGCCTGGACAGCCTCGGAACTTCAGACCTGCTG TTGGCCCGCAACGTCGGCAACAGCGGCTTCAACGAGATTCTGGAGGCAAACCTGCTGAGTCCCTCCATGAAGCCGTCGCAACACAGCCACAT ggcAGAACGAAAGGAGTTCATCCAGGGCAAGTATCAGGCGGCGCAGTTCGCGCGGCGCGGTCCCGGCTCGGCGGCAGCAGTGCGCCTCCTGCAGGAGGCCACCAGCAACTGCGACATCTTCGCCCTCATTCAGCTGCACGCGCAACGCGCGCCGCTCGCACACGCGCTGCACACCCACGTTCAG GAGAAAGGGGAGACGGCCCTCCACCTGGCCGTCTTGTTGGCTGACAGGACCAGTCTGCACATCCTGCACTTCCTGGCGCAGAACTC GCCTAGCGTGGACGTGCAAACAGCGTGCGGAAACACGCCGTTACACTACAGCTGCTTGCACAACAAGAGTGACTGCGTCAAACTTCTGCTGAAGGCCCGAGCCAACACGCACATCA AGAACGAGTTGGGCGAGACGGCGTTGGACATGAGCCGCAGGTTGAAGCACGGCCACTGTGAGGCGCTG CTGCAGCAGGCCCAGTCGGACCATTTGGACCATCACGTTCACGTGGAGTACGAGTGGCGACTTCGCCACGACGACGTTTACGACAGCGACGATGATTTTGAGGACAAG aACGGTCCCGTAAAGAAGGAGcgctcctcttcttccttttcCTTCCCCTCGCGACCTTTCAACTTTGGCCTGGCCTCCTCCGCCTCCGTCACGTGCCCGCCGGCCTCatcgggggggggcggcggggggctgCTCAGCGTGGGCCGACGGCTGGCCATGGCCATGGAGAACCACGGCCGGCCCCCCGCCAGGGGGCAgagtccgccgccgccgcccccgtccTCGCCTGCGCCACCCTTGCCCCCCAGGGTCAAAG CTCCCaacattcctcctcctcctcctcctcctcccccgggTGAGGAGGCAGAGAAAGAAGATGAGGAAGACGAAGTCTTCTTCCCCCTGGCAGGAAACAGGAAATGGACGCCTATCGCCGCCACTTGGCACAAAAGGAGCTGCTCTGAGTCCAGTAACCACG attATGGAGTGCCATCCAGTCACACGAGGATCTACAGTGGTGCAGAGTCATCCTTTAAGAA TTCTTCTGCTCTCAGCTCATTGACAGAACATCCAGACAGAG cctatcgcagggcggACAGTGACACAAGCACCTCCCAATCACATCACACCAGAAGACCCTCCCCCAACGGCTCTTCAGCCAGTCAACGCTTGCAAAGCTTTCAGAGCACGAGTCGAGGCCCCGCCCCCCAGCCGCTCCCTCGCAGGTCATTG CCTCGGGGTTGTCGGGGGTCCGCCCGTCGTGTCCGTGCCCTTTATGACTGCGAGGCGGACCACCACGACGAGCTGAGCTTCAGCGAGGGCCAAGTCATTGTGGTCCTAGGCCAGGACGGCACCGACTGGTGG CACGGCTACATTGAAGAGGAACCAGAGCAGAGAGGGTTATTTCCATCTTCCTTTGTGCAGCCCATGTCAAACTGA